Genomic DNA from Mycolicibacterium helvum:
CCGCTATGACGACCACCCAGGCAGACCCGGCCGATTCGCTCGTCGGCAGCACGGTCCCCGTCACCAGTTCGCCCCGCGGGTGGGTGTGGCGCCGGGTCTGGCCGCCGGTGATCGCCGTCGCCGTTTCGGTCGGTCTGTGGTGGCTGGCCACCTCGGTGCTGTGCGACCCGACATCGCTGCTACGCCAGACGGCACCGCAGAAGGCGCTGCCCGCAGTCGGTGAACTGCTCAGTCGAGGGGTGCTGCTGTCGGACACCGGATACAGCTTGTACCGGCTGCTGGTGGGTTTGCTCGTCGCCGCGGTTATCGGCGTCCCGGCCGGGCTGCTGATCGGGCTGAACACGACGGTCGAACGTGCCGCCACCCCGTTGGTGCAATTCCTGCGGATGATCTCCCCGCTGTCGTGGACACCGATCGCGTTAGCGGTCTTCGGGATCGGCAACCAGCCGGTGATCTTTCTGATCGCGGCCGCCGCGGTGTGGCCGATCCTGCTGAACACCGTCGCGGGTGTGCGCGCCATCGAACCCGGCTTCCTGCACGTCGCGCGCTCCTTTCACGCCACCCGTACCGAACTGCTGACCGCTGTGGTGTTGCCGGCCATTCGCGGCCACGTTCAGACGGGTCTGCGCCTCGCACTCGGCATCGCCTGGGTCGTCCTGGTTCCCGCGGAAATGCTGGGGGTTCGATCGGGGTTGGGCTACCAGATCCTCAACGCCCGCGATCAACTCGCTTACGACCAGGTGGTCGCTGTCGTTCTGGTGATCGGCCTCGTCGGCTACCTGCTGGACCTCATCGCCCGGCTCGCGCTGGGCGGCCGGCTGGGCCGCAGCCTGGACGGATAGCTCGGCGACGGTCACTGACCAGTAGACTCGTCGGGTTATGGCAGGACGGAAAGTACGGAGAAGAACCCGATGAGCGGCCATTCCAAATGGGCTACCACCAAACACCAGAAGGCCGTCAAGGATGCGCGCCGCGGCAAGGAGTTCGCCCGGCTGATCAAGAACATCGAGGTCGCGGCCCGTACCGGTGGTGGTGATCCGGGCGGTAACCCCACCTTGTACGACGCCATCCAGAAAGCCAAGAAGACCTCGGTCCCCAACGACAATATCGAGCGGGCCCGCAAGCGTGGTGCCGGTGAAGAAGCCGGCGGCGCCGACTGGCAGACGATCATGTACGAGGGCTACGGACCCAATGGTGTCGCGGTCCTCATCGAGTGCCTGACCGATAACCGCAATCGCGCCGCCGGTGAGGTCCGGGTCGCGATGACCCGCAATGGCGGCAACATGGCCGACCCCGGGTCGGTGTCCTACCTGTTCTCCCGCAAGGGCGTGGTGACGCTGCAGAAGAACGGTCTGTCCGAAGACGACGTGCTGCTGGCGGTCCTGGAGGCCGGCGCCGAAGAGGTCAACGATCTCGGTGAGAGCTTCGAGGTCATCTCCGAGCCGACTGATCTGGTCGCGGTGCGCACTGCGCTGCAGGACGCCGGAATCGACTACGACTCCGCCGACGCCGGTTTCCAGGCCTCGGTGACGGTGCCGCTGGACGCCGACGGCGCCCGCAAGATCATGAAGCTCGTCGACGCGCTGGAGGACAGCGACGACGTGCAGGACGTGTACACCAACGCCGACATCTCCGATGAGGTCCTGGCCGAGATCGACGAGTGAGCTAGGGCATGGCGGAGGTGACCGACCCCGACGGTGTCGGCTGGTCGGTGCGTCGCTGGTGGTGGAAGACGATCCCCTGGGAGACCGGGTTCGCCACCATCGACGCGCTGATCTTCTTGGTTGTGCTGCCGTTCATGCTGCTGTGGCCGTTTTGGTTGGCGTCCAAGTGGCTTGGCGCGTCGTGGACCATCAACGTCAGGCGCGACGGAACCAAGGTGGGCAGCGAGCGGGTGCGCGGGTGGAAGCAGTCCGGTCAACGCGTCGAGGAACTCGCCCGCGCAGCGCAGGAAGGCACGCTGACGCAGTTCAACACCGAGGCCTGATCAGTTGCATGCCACCGGTTTGACCGGTGTCACCGTCGAGCACTGTGGCCCATGGTCTGACGATAGCCACTGCTCAGCGATCCGCGTGGCGTGTCATCACCGATCCGGGCAGCCCGGCCCGCTACTGTTATCGAACAGCTGTTCGTAGTGGGAAAGGGCGATCCGTGCGCGTGATGGGAGTCGACCCGGGGTTGACGCGATGCGGTCTCTCGGTGATCGAGAGTCGGGGCGGCCGCCAGGTCACCGCGCTGGATGTCGATGTGGTGCGCACCCCGGCCGACGAGGCGCTCCAGTGGCGCCTGATGACCATCAGCGACACCGTCGACCATTGGATGGACACCCACCTGCCCGACGTGATCGCGATCGAGCGGGTCTTCGCCAACCAGAACGCGAACACCGCGATGGGCACCGCCCAGGCCGC
This window encodes:
- a CDS encoding ABC transporter permease, producing MTTTQADPADSLVGSTVPVTSSPRGWVWRRVWPPVIAVAVSVGLWWLATSVLCDPTSLLRQTAPQKALPAVGELLSRGVLLSDTGYSLYRLLVGLLVAAVIGVPAGLLIGLNTTVERAATPLVQFLRMISPLSWTPIALAVFGIGNQPVIFLIAAAAVWPILLNTVAGVRAIEPGFLHVARSFHATRTELLTAVVLPAIRGHVQTGLRLALGIAWVVLVPAEMLGVRSGLGYQILNARDQLAYDQVVAVVLVIGLVGYLLDLIARLALGGRLGRSLDG
- a CDS encoding YebC/PmpR family DNA-binding transcriptional regulator, with the translated sequence MSGHSKWATTKHQKAVKDARRGKEFARLIKNIEVAARTGGGDPGGNPTLYDAIQKAKKTSVPNDNIERARKRGAGEEAGGADWQTIMYEGYGPNGVAVLIECLTDNRNRAAGEVRVAMTRNGGNMADPGSVSYLFSRKGVVTLQKNGLSEDDVLLAVLEAGAEEVNDLGESFEVISEPTDLVAVRTALQDAGIDYDSADAGFQASVTVPLDADGARKIMKLVDALEDSDDVQDVYTNADISDEVLAEIDE